Genomic DNA from Ictidomys tridecemlineatus isolate mIctTri1 chromosome 6, mIctTri1.hap1, whole genome shotgun sequence:
TATTCAGCTAGTTAACTCCTTGTTGCCATTCAGATATCAGTTTTAAGGGGGACTCCCTCTGAGAAGGAGTATCACTAATCAGAAGTGGTAATTTCTTATCATACCACCTTTAATAGCACTTAACACtgcactgttttatttatttatttactttttgtctaTATGTTTGTTTCTCCCTCAATAATTCCCCCCCCCctcgtgctggggattgaatccagggcttcctACATGTCACACTGATCTATAACCCCAGACCCTCtcctcaataaattttttttttaattttaatatttattttttagttttcggcagacacaacatctttgtgtgtatgtggtgcagaggatcgaacccgggccgcacgcatgccaggcgagcgccctaccacttgagccacatccccagccctcctcaatAAATTTTAAGCTTTGTGAGAATAGAGACCTTGTCTGATATGTTCATCTCTCCATCTCCAAAGTTGGAGCGATGTCTGGAACTTGTAGTATATGCCTAATAAATATTCGCTGAATAAATGAGCGCACTACTTATGACGACGACGACGACAACAACAACTCAAACTAGTCGGTTACACATTCTTGCAAATTTTCCAAGAACAAGAATTGCAGTTCcaagcccctgggttccatcccagaaccggaaaaagaaaaatcctggaaGACTGGgaaacctaaaaacaaaagatCTGGGGTTGCAGGCTGAAGAAgcgaagaaaaaaattcatgaactTTGGCTTTTCTTTCCTAGCCAAAGACCCCAGAGACCTTGCAAAAGGGAGGCCTAGAATCTTTTGACTAGACACTCAGACTCAATCACGCTGGGTATTTTCCATCTATGATACTTTGTAGCCACTCCTGTCGGGCTGCAAATGCGCAAATACCTTTAGGACCCCGTGTTCCATTCTGTTTCTTTATGAATGAACCGGCTCAAATCGACGCACGCGCAGCTCCCGGTTCTCCCGCTCCACGTGAGGCCCACCAGTCCCTCTAGCACGGCGGCCCCGCCCTCATCCATTCTAATAGACGAATGATGAGAGGCCTGGGGGGCGGAGCCCGAAGCCACCAGGTTCTGTAGTTCCCCGGGCGCCCGGCTCCCTCGCGTTAGTCTTGCTGTGTTGTGATCACGTGGCCGACTTCGGGCGCGGcgcttgttttggtttttctttagctTGCCTCTGGAAGCTTTGGGGTGAACAATTTTCCTGCACCGGTTGCCGTGCCTGCCTACATCCAGACCTCTTCTTCGGGCTCTCTTAGCCCGCAGTTCTGCATGCCCCTTGGGGCGGGTTCCTGCCATGCCGTTGGTCCGCTACAGGAAAGTGGTCATCCTCGGATACCGCTCTGTAGGTGAGTCTCCGCCCTGCAAAGAACAGGAACGCACCGCAGCTTTGTGGCCAGGAGAGGCGCGCTGTCGCGGGAACTTGACCCAGTGCCTAGTGTTTAGAGCGAGGGATGGAGGAAAAAAGGTTGGTGTGTTGAAGGCTGCAGGAAGCCGTAGCTTATAAGGGTTAATGTGGACTTGACTGCAGGAACATCTGAGAGGTCCTCAGCGTTATCCTGGGAGTAGAGATGGGGTCCGGACTCGAAGGTGTGGGCAAAGTCACAAGTGTCCTGGGGCAGTGAGGACGCTCCTAGGAATATCGAATCTTCCCGGGAGTGAGGTGGGGTAGGGAAAGGTGGCAGGAAAGGCTTCCTGCCGCGCTGCTGTATGCACCCGGGAGCCAAAGCGAAGAGACAAGGCGAAAAGATGGTGAAGGTAGCGTAAGAGAAAGTCTTTGTTGGGGCGCTCACAGACTAGGGTACTGATTTGGGGTACTATTTGGTCCTGAGCCACAGTCctaaaggactgaggatgtgaaTGTGGAGGGATGTTTTACATACTACTTCTGCACTTTACAGGGAAGACATCTTTGGCACATCAATTTGTGAAAGGCGAGTTTTTGGAAGGCTATGATCCTACAGTGGAGAATAGTGAGTAGTTTGTCCTTTCGTGTGAAGGGGATATAACCTGGAGGGCTTGGGTGCCTCACCCAACTCCATAATTTGGGATTTTCCTGTTGTCAAGGGGCTCCTTTATTTAGTTGTTAAAACTAATCTCCTCTTGCAATCTTGTTCTGTGGGTGAATAGAGTATGGATTTGCAAGGTACTATGTCCAGAATAGTGTAGATATAGACAGTAAGAGTCCTAGCATGTCACTTTAGTTTCCTGGAGAGCTCCCTGGACCTGGTACATCTATGTCACCTCCAGAGTTAAGAATGTATGGGGTACACATTGCTGGCTGTACAAGGCACCTCACagtcaagttttcttttcttttcagcttACAGCAAGATAGTGACTCTTGGCAAAGATGAGTTTCACCTACACCTGGTGGACACAGCAGGGCAGGTACCAGTTGGGGCAGGGTATTCAAATGTGGTAGTTTAGCCCTAGGAAGTAAAGTTTGGCAGCTTTTGTGGTTCATGTGTAAAATAGTATTGGATGAAAAGCATTTTAGCTGCTAACACTGTTTGTAGGGCTCATTAGAGCTGTTCCATAAACTTATTGGATAGAAGTGACTGGAGTGGGGAGTGCCCCAAGAACAATGGACACTGTCCCATCGACCTTTGCCATCTGAGTGGTGTGGATCTAGGTACTAATGTTTCTATTTATTGTCAGGATGAGTACAGCATTTTGCCCTATTCATTCATCATTGGGGTCCATGGTTATGTCCTTGTGTATTCTGTCACCTCTCTACATAGGTAAGTAAACAAAGTTGTGGGGGACCTGGGAGGACATGAGGACTGTCTCAGAATTAGGATTATAGCTCCATTTCTTGTGCTTAAAGCTTCCAAGTCATTGAGAGTCTGTACCAAAAGCTACATGAAGGGCATGGGAAAACCCGGTAAGTGGGCTGAAGGGGGTTGGAGGAGCAGAGGGGTGAATTGTCTAAATTAGAAAGGAGGCTAGTACATAGATAATGCCTAGTCTGATGGGGATTTGTCAAGCCTTGATTTGAAGGTGGTTGGGGTCCATAGAGAATGAGAGGGGAGCCTATAGTCACTGCCATCTCCTCACAGGCTGCCAGTGGTGCTAGTGGGGAACAAGGCAGATCTCTCTCCAGACAGGTATGTAAGTCTCTGCTGCTCAGGGTTAAGGAAAGTGAGTTAGACTAGGAATCAGTTAAGCTCTAGTCCTATCCCTACTACTGACTCAAATAAACTATTTCACCTCTCTTCATTTCTAACTAGAGGGTTAAGAGAAGATAACCCTTCTATCACAAAAGCCACAGTTAGAGTATTTCAagtctcagtcctttttttttaaactccctgtggttctggggattgaacccaggccttgtgcatgtgaggcaggcattctactgagctatatccccagctgcaAGACTCAGCCCTTTGTTTACCTATATCTCTTTCCTCAACCTTTGTTGCAAACTTTGGAGAGATGGGAAGTATCAGAGAAGTCTAGATTCTAAAGATTTTGCAGAGAACTTGGGTACATTGTTATCGTCCATTTTTATGTCCCAAATTTACTTTCAGAGAGGTACAGGCAGTTGAAGGGAAGAAATTAGCAGAGTCCTGGGGTGCGACATTTATGGAGTCATCTGCTCGAGAGACTCAGGTACTGGGAAGGTGGTGGGGATAGCAGTTTCTTCCTTATACATTGCttggtggtggggatggaagggGAATGGGGCATTCACCTCAGAGCTGGCACCAAACTGACTTTTGCCCTGAATGCTTATCCCATATAGCTGACTCAAGGCATCTTCACAAAAGTCATCCAGGAGATTGCTCGTGTGGAGAATTCCTATGGGCAAGAGCGACGATGCCGTCTCATGTGAGCCCTTGGGTGTGGGGTAACTCCCTTGTTGCTGCCTCTAGCACTTGCTGGGTTCCACTGGGGGACAGACCCTCTGGACTTCATGGATAGCTGCCAGCTATTCCTAGCCCTCTGGGCACACAGTGTGGTACCTCATATTTGCACAATTTCCACAGGCTCCAGTGGCCTGGGTGTCAATGTTTACAAAGGGCAAGGATGTCTCATGGGCACTGGCCTCTCTAGACCCTTTTTTCCTCTAAATGAATTCTCTTAGAACCTGTGGGTTGGTATATGAGTCCTGGGCATTGTTTATCCAGGACTCATCCTCCTGTATAGGTTTTTGGTGTTGCCTGGGCAAGAAGAGCTGGGGACTCCTGAAGAAGAGTTGGCTCCCTGGTGTGACaatgtatatatgcaaataaactGAGAAATCTTTAGTTGTTGACTTTTCTGTATCTGAGAAGCTCAGGACCAGTATTCCTTTTCCAAAGAGTGATGGTCTTTGGTGGGAAATCATTCCTCCTACCTCATTCCTACTCCTTACTCCTCATTTATTAAGGGCCATTACCCTAAGACTTACCACCTGCCTTTCTCACCTTTCTGCTAGGTTCTTCTCTACAGTACTGAGTTTTTGTTGGTTACTCCACCCATCCAAGTTAGGCTCTTAACATTCCCTTATCTACAGAAACACCACCCTCTAGTGGCCACCTGCCATATGCTGATCTAGCTGTTGTCTCTGGGGCCTTAGTACTTGGCTGAGACTCCTGGTAGAATTTGGGggggagaaaaaagaggaagTTCCTCATTCCTTATAATGTGAAAATGAAGGTAAAGACTAAAAGTGTTGTGAAGATTTTGATTTCCCCAAGAAAGTTAAGAAAGTCAGAAATAATGCTTCTGGTGCATATCAGCCTCTTTGCCCCTAGTCCCTTTCATTATAATATGCATTCTTTGctctttttatgctttttaatttttttgcactGTTCACATTTTGGGGGGCATGCTACGTGTTTTAGCTGCCAAAGGAtattgtttttgtcctttttcaACAACTTACCACCTTAGAATGAGGATGGCTATCTATTTCAGCTAGAAAGGTTTGGGTCTCTTTGCCTcagtttatatacatacatacataaacactatatacatattttagttgtcaatggacctttatttatctatatgcagtgctgagaattgaaccccatgcctcacacatgccaggcaagtgctctaccactgagccccgaccccagcacctctgtctcaattttttaaaatttattttatttttggtaccaggaattgaagccaagggtgcttaagcactgagacacatccccagctcccctcaCTCCCCCGCccttttttagacagggtcttgctaaattgctgaggctgcctttgaacttgtaatcttcctgcctcagcctcccaagtagctgagattggAGGCATGCACCACCCTATCCAGCTGCCTGTTTTTCCTGACTCTCTTTCTCATAACCCAAGAGTCTAACTGGCCCAGCTTCTCTTCCAACAAAACGGATTATTTGAATGGTATCATAAATGTATAAGGAGGATGAACTACCCCATCAGTGCACTTACTTGGTGGCGGTGAGAAAtggacaaaaatttttttttttttttttttttttttgtggtactggggactcttagctacattcctagtcctttttaaaaatatatatattttgtgggctggggatgtggctcaagcggtagcgcgctcgcctggcatgcgtgtggcccgggttcgatcctcagcaccacataccaacaaagatgttgtgtccgccgagaactaaaaaaataaatatcaaaaattctctctctctctctctctccctctttaaaaaataaataaataaataatatatatatatttttagttgtagatgaacccacacagtatctttattttttattttattttttttttaaagagagagtgagagaggagagagagagagaatttttaatatttattttttagttctcggcggacacaacatctttgttggtatgtggtgctgagaatcgaacccgggccgcacgcatgccaggcaagcgcgctaccgcttgagccacatccccagccccagtatctttatttttatgtggtgctgaggattgagcccagtgcctcacacatgcaaggcaatctctttaccactgagttacagttCCAGctctcccagtcctttttattaaaaaaaaatttattatttttggttttgaggattgaacccaaaggtgctttagcactgagccacatctcagtatgttgcttagtgcctctaaattgctgagtctggccttgaatttataatcctcctgtctcagactcccaagtctctggaattgcaggcatgtgctaccaggCCTGgctattttttgagatggggtatCACCAAGTTGTCCAAGCTGGGCCCAAATCTGTGATccgggctgggtatgtggctcaagcagtagcacactcgcctggcatgcgtggggcactgggttcgatcctcaacaccacataaaaataaaataaagatattgtgtccacctaaaaacactaaaaaataaatattaaaaaaaaaaaatctgtgatccTTTGCtccagtctcctgagttgcttgtATTACaaatgtgtaccaccatgcccagctaggtgggatttttttttttttaataatttttttttttaatatttattttttagttctcggcagacacaacatctttgttgatatgtggtgctgaggatcgaacccaggccgcacgcgtgccaggtgagcgcgctaccgcttgagccacatccccagcccaaggtgggatttttttaaaaaaaatttttaaacatttttattcattgttgatgaatttttaaattttatttatttattggtatttggtgctgagaattgaacccagtgcctcacacatgctaggcaagtgctctaccactcagccacaatcccagcccgctAGGTGGGATTTTTAGCCATGACCTTGTCAGTATTTGGCTCCAGTCTTATTGCTGAAAATGATGTTTTGTCATGCTGATTTTTCAAAGTCCTATTTTTGCTTCTCTGATACAGAATCTAACAAGAAATAAGgcctctagaaaaaaatatataccccaaagagcAATCTCAGTGACTTAGGAGGTTTCTTAAGGCCATCATCATCCTCTCTTTACTTTTTACTTGGAAGCCCCAAGTCACATATGGCATACAattaggtccttctgcacatctggtAAGGATTCTCATTACAGGAACCTACCACTGCCATTTTCATAAAGCCTGGGATAGACTTTATAGACATCTGAGATTTTTCTAGATGTTTATCAATAAGCAATCCCAGGGCCTGAAAACCTTGAGTTATTAGTGGTTAATAGCTTCTCCATTTAGCATTGTAACCTTGGGCAGTCACTTAaagtctctgagcctcagcatcTTACATAGTGTGGTTAAATCTGCTTCAGACGGTTGagatgagaattaaatgaggtaatatacATAATACTTTGCATAGGTCATCATACATACAAGCCCTTAAGAAATGGTGGCtatcagctgggtgcagtggtgcatacctgtaattccagcagcttgagaggctgaggcaggaggatcccaattaAAGTcatcttcagcaatttagcaaggccctaagcaacttagtgagaccctgtctcaaaaaaataaaaaaatgctggggatgtcactcagtggttaagtgcccttgggttcaatccccagtacaaggaaaaaaaagtttaaaaaaaaaatggtagctaTCAGTCTATAAGTCAGTGTTATTATTGGAGTTTCTAGTGAGGGTTTGCCTTTCCCTATCTCTGGGTACAGACAATAGGGAGACATCTTCCATTTTCCGACTTCTATCTCTCAATTAACTTACTATATAGCTGGGATAGATGTGGGGTCATTGCTAAAGGTTTTTCATTTTCGTTTTTTTCTGAAATGCACTTGGACAGAGCAGAGAACATGATGTCAATGTGTGCATAGTGGAGGACATACCTCGTCCTGATCCCTCCTATAACCATGACCAAGTCTTCATGACTGTCCAATATGGAAGCCCCAAGTCACATATggctttataaatttaatttagttaaaataaaaagttcctcAATAATACTACCTTCACTTCAAAGTGCTCACCTTTTCCATTGGGCCCGTGTCCTAAACTCTTCCCACAACACTAGTCCTGTACCGTTCTGCttgcctttcttcatttttcctttaaaaacaaaaaaatactcgggaggctgaggcaggaggatagcaagttctaGACCAGCCAGAGCAACTTAtgaagacccagtctcaaaataaaaaattcaaaaggctggggatgtaaacCATTTGTAGTGACCCCCTCCCCCACAATATTCAGTACAgctaaaaaaacacacacaatgtTTTTAATCAACAAAACATGGCCTTTGGTTTGAAGCATGGCTCAGCTTCTCACTAGATGTGACTTCCTGGGCAATTTTATCTCTTTTAGTCTCAATCTTCATCGGTAATATGGAGATCGTTCCATGCAATTCATAATACAAGTGAGGAATAACTAGGAAGATATAAAGTATCTACACATTGTTAGTTTGTCTCCTACCTGCCCCAAGTGTACAGCTCATACAGAAAGTCACTCCTATTGCTTCCTCTCATCCAGACTTGGGGTGGAGGTGCCCGCCAAGAGTGTGTTCTGGAATCTTTTTCAGAGTAACAGTACTCCCGCCAGGTAGTAGCAAAGCTACCTTagtttacttaaaaagaaaaaaaaaggggacaGAGGGCCTGAAGATTCACTAGAGTTGGGGGTAGGAGCACtctgaaaaggaagagaaggaagctcTGCATTGATGTTTTGATGGGGaagcggtgtgtgtgtgtgtggcaattGTGAGGGCACCGACCGTCCTTACTCAAGAAGGGGTCTGGGAGCCAGAAAGGAAAGACTAGGAACTCGTCCAGAGTTCTTTGGGCCCCCGAACGTGGCAAGAACACACCCTATACAGCGCCAGGCGCCGTGCCTCACTTTCTCCATTTGCGGACTCCAGTTCCCAGGATGCAGAGCAGCGTCCAATCTCCTGGCTCTTTTTCCATCCCCCTCCCGGGAAAGA
This window encodes:
- the Rhebl1 gene encoding GTPase RhebL1 isoform X1 is translated as MPLVRYRKVVILGYRSVGKTSLAHQFVKGEFLEGYDPTVENTYSKIVTLGKDEFHLHLVDTAGQDEYSILPYSFIIGVHGYVLVYSVTSLHSFQVIESLYQKLHEGHGKTRLPVVLVGNKADLSPDREVQAVEGKKLAESWGATFMESSARETQLTQGIFTKVIQEIARVENSYGQERRCRLMFLVLPGQEELGTPEEELAPWCDNVYMQIN
- the Rhebl1 gene encoding GTPase RhebL1 isoform X2, whose amino-acid sequence is MPLVRYRKVVILGYRSVGKTSLAHQFVKGEFLEGYDPTVENTYSKIVTLGKDEFHLHLVDTAGQDEYSILPYSFIIGVHGYVLVYSVTSLHSFQVIESLYQKLHEGHGKTREVQAVEGKKLAESWGATFMESSARETQLTQGIFTKVIQEIARVENSYGQERRCRLMFLVLPGQEELGTPEEELAPWCDNVYMQIN
- the Rhebl1 gene encoding GTPase RhebL1 isoform X3, which codes for MPLVRYRKVVILGYRSVGKTSLAHQFVKGEFLEGYDPTVENTYSKIVTLGKDEFHLHLVDTAGQDEYSILPYSFIIGVHGYVLVYSVTSLHSFQVIESLYQKLHEGHGKTRLPVVLVGNKADLSPDREVQAVEGKKLAESWGATFMESSARETQLTQGIFTKVIQEIARVENSYGQERRCRLM